From Kineosporia succinea, the proteins below share one genomic window:
- a CDS encoding iron-siderophore ABC transporter substrate-binding protein gives MFSRRRLMTGAVTAAAALVLAACGGGSDSEAGSSTSETSSASGASFPITVKHALGETVVEKKPERVATVQWANHEVPLALGVVPVGLAKANFGDADGDGYLPWVKDKLTELKSDTTPVLFDETDGIDFEAVADTQPDLILATYSGMTAEDYKTLSEIAPTVAYPNGPWETSWRDMIKLSSQAMGQATQGDELIASIESQMKDAAAKYPQIAGKKTMFLTHVDTADLSKVSFYTDKDTRAQFFTDLGMGTPGSIADASAQTDEFSQEVSAETVDTFDDVEIIVTYGDDKLLKQLKDDPILSKMPAVASGAIVALDGTSEVGTAANPTPLAISYVLDDYVKMLADAADKVDAAQ, from the coding sequence GTGTTCTCACGTCGTCGCCTGATGACGGGTGCGGTCACCGCCGCAGCCGCCCTCGTCCTGGCCGCCTGTGGAGGCGGCTCGGACTCCGAGGCCGGCAGCTCCACCTCCGAGACCTCCAGCGCGTCCGGGGCGTCGTTCCCCATCACGGTCAAGCACGCGCTGGGCGAGACCGTCGTCGAGAAGAAGCCTGAGCGCGTCGCCACCGTTCAGTGGGCCAACCACGAGGTGCCGCTGGCCCTGGGCGTCGTCCCGGTCGGCCTGGCCAAGGCCAACTTCGGTGACGCGGACGGCGACGGCTACCTGCCCTGGGTCAAGGACAAGCTGACCGAGCTGAAGAGCGACACCACGCCGGTGCTGTTCGACGAGACCGACGGCATCGACTTCGAGGCCGTGGCCGACACCCAGCCCGACCTGATCCTGGCCACCTATTCGGGCATGACGGCCGAGGACTATAAGACCCTCTCCGAGATCGCCCCGACCGTCGCCTACCCGAACGGTCCGTGGGAGACCAGCTGGCGCGACATGATCAAGCTGAGCAGCCAGGCCATGGGCCAGGCCACCCAGGGCGACGAGCTCATCGCGAGCATCGAGTCCCAGATGAAGGACGCGGCGGCCAAGTACCCGCAGATCGCCGGCAAGAAGACGATGTTCCTCACCCACGTCGACACCGCCGACCTGAGCAAGGTCAGCTTCTACACCGACAAGGACACCCGCGCGCAGTTCTTCACCGACCTGGGCATGGGCACGCCGGGCAGCATCGCCGACGCCTCCGCCCAGACCGATGAGTTCTCGCAGGAGGTCAGCGCCGAGACCGTCGACACCTTCGACGACGTCGAGATCATCGTGACCTACGGCGACGACAAGCTGCTCAAGCAGCTGAAGGACGACCCGATCCTGTCGAAGATGCCCGCGGTCGCGAGCGGCGCCATCGTGGCCCTCGACGGCACCAGCGAGGTCGGCACGGCCGCCAACCCGACGCCGCTCGCCATCAGCTACGTGCTCGACGACTACGTCAAGATGCTCGCCGACGCGGCCGACAAGGTCGACGCCGCTCAGTGA
- a CDS encoding DUF7007 domain-containing protein gives MLTTETPSLSPWGSIRSFEPVGDDGILRVHTDSSTGYFVPRQLNARVHGAWQVRTGWYRDSETDPHWAIVAITFPTLFPEDTVTRAHELQQQAHPACYTTVLADELAAVTSPSGIALPAATTPPATTHKATTFKAIEPRVTQPDASSVHPQLTALMTATNNSENPLPARTPRTPEAPDGPQTPDAPEALAPEPEPMSGKPPTRRPAWVRKAGPIARQAWADWHETVPTGFVGVVASPDADPSDESWHLVPVKEYEERGTFRFVVDPERHETWPGHP, from the coding sequence ATGCTCACCACCGAAACGCCGTCCCTGAGTCCCTGGGGCAGCATCCGCTCGTTCGAACCGGTGGGCGACGACGGCATCCTGCGCGTGCACACCGACTCGAGCACCGGCTACTTCGTGCCGCGGCAGCTCAACGCCCGCGTCCACGGCGCCTGGCAGGTGCGCACCGGCTGGTACCGGGACAGTGAGACCGATCCGCACTGGGCCATCGTCGCCATCACCTTCCCCACCCTCTTCCCCGAGGACACGGTGACCCGCGCCCACGAACTTCAGCAGCAGGCCCATCCCGCCTGCTACACCACCGTTCTCGCCGACGAGCTGGCCGCCGTCACGTCCCCCTCCGGTATCGCCCTCCCCGCGGCGACCACTCCCCCGGCGACCACTCACAAGGCGACCACCTTCAAGGCGATCGAACCCCGCGTGACCCAGCCCGACGCGTCCTCCGTCCACCCCCAGCTGACCGCCCTGATGACCGCCACGAACAACAGCGAAAACCCGCTCCCCGCCCGCACTCCGCGCACCCCCGAAGCCCCGGACGGGCCCCAGACCCCGGACGCTCCCGAGGCTCTGGCCCCCGAGCCGGAGCCGATGAGCGGCAAGCCCCCGACGCGCCGCCCGGCCTGGGTGCGCAAGGCCGGCCCCATCGCCCGCCAGGCCTGGGCCGACTGGCACGAGACGGTTCCCACCGGCTTCGTCGGCGTCGTCGCCTCTCCCGACGCCGACCCGTCCGACGAGTCCTGGCACCTGGTGCCGGTGAAGGAGTACGAGGAGCGCGGCACCTTCCGCTTCGTCGTCGACCCCGAGCGTCACGAGACCTGGCCCGGTCACCCCTGA
- a CDS encoding ATP-binding protein, with translation MSDAVGLVVGTEDSTPLKFHVAVAPDAYLQLDDVVVTRRTIPGVGPVMTSGIVTEVRSRHEGASFGSDVFLIADGVLPAQVQEIAEITTTRVDPEVYVPPRPGATAQRAQGEERARALYFDQMEKKVPVGLGRDGAPVYLNLEFLNGVRGAHVSISGISGVATKTSFALWLLHSIFRSGVLGGGGRNSKALVFSVKGEDLLFLDKTNLRLDDKLREDYAMLDLPAAAFESVGFYSPPTPQDPTGRPHVTGRTSGVSAFWWTLWEFCNGGLLPYVFADVEDERNQYTMVVHNVASKLKYEAAEAGVDGAVTLEGRTIRTYEDLVDFVVEQLSDDSTRGAWAGPAIGQGTANAFIRRLISSVRPLRELIRGDLAKSDTRRVSTENAQITVVDLHNLQERGQRFVVGVVLAAETARKEAAGTGSLLFTMIDELNKYAPREGNSPIKDTLLDIAERGRSLGIILIGAQQTASEVERRIISNSSIKVVGRLDPAEAGRPEYGFLPPSQRQRATLAKPGTMFVTQPEIPVPLAVEFPFPAWATRLSEVIPGDLSAPDPAVASGRGLASIKTTTADVFSKLPPVFADDEPDF, from the coding sequence GTGAGCGACGCGGTCGGGCTGGTGGTCGGCACGGAAGACTCCACGCCCCTGAAATTCCATGTCGCGGTCGCGCCCGACGCCTACCTCCAGCTCGACGACGTGGTGGTCACCCGGCGCACGATCCCGGGGGTCGGGCCGGTGATGACGTCGGGCATCGTCACCGAGGTGCGCTCGCGGCACGAGGGCGCCAGCTTCGGGTCCGACGTGTTCCTGATCGCCGACGGCGTGCTGCCGGCCCAGGTGCAGGAGATCGCCGAGATCACCACCACGCGGGTCGACCCCGAGGTCTACGTGCCGCCGCGCCCGGGGGCCACCGCCCAGCGGGCCCAGGGAGAAGAACGCGCACGGGCGCTGTACTTCGACCAGATGGAGAAGAAGGTTCCGGTCGGGCTGGGGCGGGACGGGGCGCCGGTCTACCTGAACCTCGAGTTCCTCAACGGGGTGCGGGGCGCGCACGTCTCGATCAGCGGCATCTCCGGTGTCGCCACCAAGACCAGCTTCGCGCTCTGGCTGCTGCACTCCATCTTCCGCTCCGGTGTGCTCGGGGGCGGTGGGCGCAACTCGAAGGCGCTGGTGTTCAGCGTCAAGGGCGAAGATCTGCTGTTCCTCGACAAGACCAACCTGCGCCTCGACGACAAGCTGCGCGAAGACTACGCGATGCTCGATCTGCCGGCGGCGGCGTTCGAGTCGGTCGGGTTCTACTCCCCGCCGACGCCGCAGGACCCGACGGGCCGACCCCACGTGACCGGGCGCACCAGCGGGGTTTCCGCCTTCTGGTGGACGCTCTGGGAGTTCTGCAACGGCGGCCTGCTGCCCTACGTCTTCGCCGACGTCGAAGACGAGCGCAACCAGTACACGATGGTCGTGCACAACGTGGCGTCGAAGCTGAAGTACGAGGCCGCCGAGGCCGGGGTCGACGGCGCGGTGACCCTGGAGGGGCGCACGATCCGCACCTACGAAGACCTGGTCGACTTCGTGGTCGAACAGCTGAGCGACGACTCCACCCGTGGCGCCTGGGCCGGGCCGGCGATCGGGCAGGGCACGGCCAACGCGTTCATCCGGCGGCTGATCTCGTCGGTGCGGCCGCTGCGCGAGCTGATCCGGGGCGACCTGGCCAAGAGCGACACCCGCCGGGTCTCCACCGAGAACGCCCAGATCACCGTGGTCGACCTGCACAACCTGCAAGAGCGAGGCCAGCGGTTCGTGGTCGGCGTGGTGCTGGCGGCCGAGACCGCGCGCAAAGAGGCGGCGGGCACGGGCAGCCTGCTCTTCACCATGATCGACGAGCTGAACAAGTACGCCCCCCGCGAGGGCAACAGCCCGATCAAAGACACGCTGCTCGACATCGCCGAGCGCGGGCGCTCTCTCGGCATCATCCTGATCGGCGCGCAGCAGACCGCGAGCGAGGTGGAGCGGCGCATCATCAGCAACAGCAGCATCAAGGTGGTGGGGCGGCTCGACCCGGCCGAGGCAGGGCGCCCCGAATACGGTTTCCTGCCGCCGTCGCAGCGGCAGCGGGCCACGCTGGCCAAGCCCGGCACCATGTTCGTCACGCAGCCCGAGATCCCGGTGCCGCTCGCGGTGGAGTTCCCGTTCCCGGCCTGGGCCACGCGGTTGTCGGAAGTGATTCCGGGTGACCTTTCCGCACCCGACCCCGCGGTGGCGTCCGGGCGGGGCCTGGCCTCGATCAAGACGACCACCGCCGACGTGTTCAGCAAGCTGCCGCCGGTGTTCGCCGACGACGAGCCGGATTTCTAG
- a CDS encoding excalibur calcium-binding domain-containing protein produces the protein MTLGLAVAGLAGVPSATAASSAPAQLVAAQSYEAAAAKKPKVYKNCTALHKDYQHGIRKKGGKDVVKGKSKPVPSSLIPIRTALYKVNTKLDRDKDGVACEAR, from the coding sequence ATGACGTTGGGGCTGGCCGTGGCGGGGCTGGCCGGAGTGCCGAGTGCCACGGCGGCCTCGTCCGCGCCGGCCCAGCTCGTGGCCGCGCAGTCGTACGAGGCGGCTGCCGCGAAGAAGCCGAAGGTGTACAAGAACTGCACGGCGCTGCACAAGGACTACCAGCACGGCATCCGCAAGAAGGGTGGCAAGGACGTGGTGAAGGGCAAGAGCAAGCCGGTGCCCTCGAGCCTCATTCCCATCCGCACCGCGCTGTACAAGGTCAACACCAAGCTCGACCGCGACAAGGACGGCGTGGCCTGCGAGGCTCGCTGA
- a CDS encoding FecCD family ABC transporter permease translates to MTDLRTASTATVSAVTQGRRRRQRRLFAVVAVLSVLIVVMAAISLMVGRTFYPASDVLRVIVGQEVQGATFTVGRLRLPRTCLAVLAGASFGLGGVTFQTMLRNPLASPDIIGISTGASAAAAVAIITLGLSGSAVSVFAITAGLGVALCVYLLAYKDGVSGIRLILIGIGIAAMMNSIISYVLSTAGQWDLQEALRWLTGSLNGVRWEEVVTVLVTMVVLVPLLLLGSRDLSMLQLGDDTASALGVRVDRTRLLVVVCAVGLIAFATSATGPIAFLAFLAGPIAARLVGPGHSLLLPSALVGALLVLVADFAGQYALGTRFPVGVVTGVLGAPYLIYLIIRSNRASGAL, encoded by the coding sequence GTGACTGATCTTCGTACTGCCTCTACCGCAACGGTTTCTGCTGTCACCCAGGGGCGGCGGCGTCGTCAGCGCCGTCTGTTCGCCGTGGTCGCGGTTCTCTCGGTCCTGATCGTGGTCATGGCCGCGATCTCGCTGATGGTGGGCCGCACGTTCTACCCGGCCTCCGACGTTCTTCGCGTCATCGTCGGTCAGGAGGTCCAGGGCGCGACCTTCACCGTCGGGCGCCTGCGCCTGCCCCGCACCTGTCTCGCCGTGCTGGCGGGCGCCTCGTTCGGTCTGGGCGGCGTCACCTTTCAGACCATGCTGCGCAATCCCCTGGCCAGCCCGGACATCATCGGGATCAGCACCGGGGCGAGCGCGGCCGCGGCCGTCGCGATCATCACGCTGGGCCTTTCCGGTTCCGCGGTGTCCGTCTTCGCGATCACGGCCGGGCTCGGCGTGGCCCTGTGCGTGTACCTGCTGGCCTACAAGGACGGCGTGAGCGGTATCCGGCTGATCCTCATCGGCATCGGGATCGCGGCGATGATGAACTCGATCATCTCGTACGTGCTCTCGACGGCCGGGCAGTGGGACCTGCAGGAAGCACTGCGCTGGCTCACCGGCAGCCTGAACGGGGTGCGCTGGGAAGAGGTGGTGACGGTGCTGGTCACGATGGTCGTGCTGGTGCCGCTGCTTCTCCTTGGTTCCCGCGACCTTTCGATGCTTCAGCTGGGTGACGACACCGCGTCGGCCCTGGGCGTCCGTGTCGACCGCACCCGCCTGCTCGTGGTGGTGTGCGCGGTCGGCCTGATCGCCTTCGCCACCTCGGCCACCGGCCCGATCGCGTTCCTGGCGTTCCTGGCCGGCCCGATCGCCGCCCGCCTGGTCGGCCCGGGGCACTCGTTGCTGCTGCCCTCGGCCCTGGTCGGGGCGCTGCTGGTGCTCGTGGCCGACTTCGCGGGGCAGTACGCGCTGGGCACCCGCTTCCCGGTCGGCGTCGTCACCGGCGTGCTGGGCGCGCCCTACCTGATCTATCTCATCATCCGCTCGAACCGGGCCTCAGGAGCACTGTGA
- a CDS encoding ABC transporter ATP-binding protein yields the protein MTAEHQLSAENLSLGYKDRTVIEGLELAVAPGKVTAIVGANACGKSTLLRSMSRLLPPRAGQVLLDGKEVHKLPAKELARTLGLLPQSPIAPEGITVSDLVGRGRHPHQGVFSRWSAADDLAVAAALEATHTVELADRAVDELSGGQRQRVWIAMALAQETDLLLLDEPTTFLDVQHQVEVLDLLTDLNRSRGTTVVMVLHDLNLAARYADHLVALAAGKVHAAGLPAEVLTEDTVRAVFGLDSKVIIDPTSGGPLMLPMGRHHMVDASVGLPPPEKA from the coding sequence GTGACCGCCGAACACCAGCTCAGTGCCGAGAATCTCAGCCTGGGTTACAAGGACCGCACGGTCATCGAGGGCCTGGAACTGGCCGTGGCGCCGGGAAAGGTCACGGCGATCGTCGGGGCCAACGCGTGCGGCAAGTCCACCCTGCTGCGGTCGATGTCACGGCTGCTCCCGCCCCGCGCCGGGCAGGTGCTGCTCGACGGCAAGGAGGTGCACAAGCTCCCCGCGAAGGAACTGGCCCGCACCCTCGGTCTGCTTCCCCAGTCACCCATCGCGCCCGAGGGCATCACGGTCTCCGATCTGGTCGGACGCGGCCGGCACCCGCACCAGGGGGTGTTCTCACGCTGGTCCGCGGCCGACGACCTGGCCGTGGCCGCCGCACTCGAGGCCACCCACACCGTGGAGCTGGCCGACCGAGCGGTGGACGAGCTCTCCGGCGGTCAGCGGCAGCGGGTGTGGATCGCGATGGCCCTCGCCCAGGAGACCGATCTGCTGCTGCTCGACGAGCCCACGACCTTCCTCGACGTGCAGCACCAGGTCGAGGTGCTGGACCTGCTCACCGACCTGAACCGCTCGCGCGGCACGACGGTGGTGATGGTGCTGCACGACCTGAACCTGGCCGCGCGGTACGCCGACCACCTGGTGGCCCTCGCCGCCGGAAAGGTGCACGCAGCCGGTCTTCCCGCCGAGGTGCTGACCGAGGACACCGTGCGGGCGGTGTTCGGGCTCGACTCGAAGGTCATCATCGACCCGACGTCGGGCGGGCCCCTGATGCTGCCGATGGGGCGGCACCACATGGTGGACGCTTCGGTCGGTCTCCCCCCGCCAGAAAAGGCGTGA
- a CDS encoding exonuclease SbcCD subunit D: MKFLHTSDWHVGKQLKGQDRLDEQRAVLREIVSVAGSHEVDAVLISGDLYENAVPGAGAQQLVVRTLMQLRDLGCEVIALAGNHDHPGSFDAYRPLMGRAGITLLGNPRRPESGGVVRFKARSDGHETAVALLPFLSQRYAVRAANLMAQTPAENVGAYDQLVRQVLGSLCGEFHDDTVNLAMAHLTVTGGSFGGGERQAQSIFEYSVPASIFPAECSYAALGHLHRRQTLPAACPVVYSGAPIAVDFGEQDNPSVVCVVEATASTPAKVLDVPIASARKLRTVHGTLGELEAAAPGYGDDYLRVWVREPARAGLREAVSDILPFALEVRIDPEFSGSAERSAQHRDRTTGSPQELFERYLESTGVKDDAVSKLFARLSGEVEEHPS; this comes from the coding sequence GTGAAGTTTCTGCACACGTCCGACTGGCACGTCGGCAAGCAGCTCAAGGGGCAGGACCGGCTCGACGAGCAACGCGCCGTGCTGCGCGAGATCGTCTCGGTGGCCGGTTCTCACGAGGTCGACGCGGTGCTGATCTCGGGCGACCTGTACGAGAACGCGGTGCCCGGCGCGGGGGCTCAGCAGCTGGTGGTGCGCACGCTGATGCAGCTGCGCGACCTGGGGTGCGAGGTCATCGCGCTGGCCGGGAACCACGACCACCCGGGCAGTTTCGACGCCTACCGGCCGCTGATGGGCCGGGCCGGCATCACGCTGCTGGGCAACCCGCGGCGGCCCGAGTCCGGCGGCGTGGTGCGGTTCAAGGCCCGCTCCGACGGGCACGAGACCGCGGTGGCGCTGCTGCCGTTCCTGTCGCAGCGGTACGCCGTGCGGGCGGCGAACCTGATGGCACAGACGCCCGCCGAGAACGTGGGCGCCTACGACCAGCTGGTGCGGCAGGTGCTCGGCAGTCTGTGCGGTGAATTTCACGACGACACGGTCAATCTCGCGATGGCGCACCTCACCGTCACCGGCGGATCGTTCGGCGGGGGTGAGCGGCAGGCCCAGTCGATCTTCGAGTACTCGGTGCCCGCCAGCATCTTCCCGGCCGAGTGCAGTTACGCGGCCCTGGGTCACCTGCACCGGCGCCAGACCCTGCCCGCGGCGTGCCCGGTGGTCTACAGCGGGGCGCCGATCGCGGTCGACTTCGGTGAGCAGGACAACCCGTCGGTGGTCTGCGTGGTCGAGGCCACGGCGTCCACCCCGGCCAAGGTGCTCGACGTGCCGATCGCCTCGGCGCGCAAGCTGCGCACGGTGCACGGCACGCTGGGTGAGCTGGAGGCCGCGGCGCCCGGGTACGGCGACGACTACCTACGTGTGTGGGTGCGGGAGCCGGCCCGGGCCGGGCTGCGCGAGGCGGTGAGCGACATCCTGCCGTTCGCGCTCGAGGTGCGCATCGATCCCGAGTTCAGCGGATCGGCCGAACGTTCGGCGCAGCATCGCGACCGCACCACGGGCAGTCCGCAGGAGCTGTTCGAGCGCTACCTGGAGTCCACGGGCGTGAAAGACGACGCGGTGTCGAAGTTGTTCGCCCGGCTGAGCGGTGAAGTGGAGGAGCACCCGTCATGA
- a CDS encoding FecCD family ABC transporter permease, with amino-acid sequence MSTTESVTPSGAAVVRRPRRVRVLWFFVCLALLAVLMVASIAIGTRFVAVGTMWDALNGADDTLDEAVIRVRIPRTVLAVLAGASLAVSGTVFQGVTRNPLADPGILGINMGASLAVVVGLAWFGLSNPNSYIWVAIAGAGLAAVFVYAVGSLGRGGPTPLKLALAGAATSAALVSFVTAVILPRGDISENVQSWQIGGVGGATFERIGQVVPFLAVGLVICLLSARSLNSLALGDDVAAGLGERVAPARGLASLGAVMLCGAATAICGPIGFVGLVVPHLCRLLVGPDHRWLLPFTALTGASLLLAADVIGRIVARPAEIEVGIVTALVGAPFFIYIVRRQKVRAL; translated from the coding sequence GTGAGCACGACTGAATCCGTGACACCCTCGGGCGCCGCCGTCGTGCGGCGCCCGAGGCGTGTGCGCGTGCTGTGGTTCTTCGTCTGCCTGGCCCTGCTGGCCGTGCTGATGGTGGCGTCTATCGCCATCGGCACGCGTTTCGTCGCGGTGGGCACGATGTGGGACGCGTTGAACGGCGCCGACGACACCCTCGACGAGGCGGTGATCAGGGTCAGGATCCCGCGCACCGTGCTGGCCGTGCTCGCCGGTGCCTCACTGGCCGTGTCCGGCACCGTTTTCCAGGGGGTGACCCGCAACCCGCTGGCCGATCCCGGCATCCTCGGCATCAACATGGGCGCCTCGCTCGCCGTGGTCGTGGGCCTGGCCTGGTTCGGGCTCAGCAACCCGAACAGCTACATCTGGGTGGCCATCGCCGGGGCCGGGCTGGCAGCCGTGTTCGTCTACGCGGTCGGTTCTCTGGGACGTGGTGGTCCGACACCGCTGAAACTCGCGTTGGCGGGGGCGGCCACGTCGGCGGCACTCGTCTCGTTCGTCACCGCCGTGATCCTGCCCCGGGGTGACATCTCCGAGAACGTGCAGTCGTGGCAGATCGGCGGCGTGGGCGGAGCCACGTTCGAGCGGATCGGGCAGGTCGTGCCGTTCCTGGCCGTCGGCCTGGTGATCTGCCTGCTGTCGGCGCGCAGCCTGAACTCGCTGGCCCTGGGCGACGACGTGGCGGCCGGTCTCGGTGAACGCGTCGCGCCGGCCCGAGGTCTGGCGTCGCTGGGCGCGGTCATGCTCTGTGGGGCGGCCACCGCGATCTGCGGGCCGATCGGCTTCGTCGGCCTCGTCGTCCCTCATCTGTGCCGCCTGCTCGTCGGGCCCGACCACCGCTGGCTGCTGCCCTTCACCGCGCTGACCGGCGCCAGCCTGCTGCTGGCGGCCGACGTGATCGGCCGGATCGTGGCCCGCCCGGCCGAGATCGAGGTCGGCATCGTCACCGCACTGGTGGGGGCACCGTTCTTCATCTACATCGTCCGCCGCCAGAAGGTGCGCGCCCTGTGA
- a CDS encoding MMPL family transporter, producing the protein MTTLSRLVIARRWWVVGLWVALTAFGAFAAPKATERLTFDFGLPGQPAYETNVDILEAFGSGGNGAPVLLVVGDGTRELPDQTAGAVAETVARAAPKARIATWADDPDLLFADGKTGVVLVYPVPVASDQPYAPALSALRPAAEQLTAELGTPVVVTGRDALNFEEDDTSGSALAETLAGGIGAAVVLTLVFGSFLALMPLVVAAASILTTFAILWGLTGLTDVSFVVQYLLALIGLGVAIDYALLLVTRWREETGNGASPEEAVRSAMSTAGRSVLFSGITVAVSLAALIAVPVPFIRSVGYTGLLIPILSVAASLTLLPALLLILGQRLSWPHRRTTDPESRLWRGVGRFVVRYRWISAVVAAVALIVLALPSFGLRLGQATNDSIAAGSGAPAAAIRVLAGDGPGAGLSAPVEILTDSPESLLPRLRMMDGVGGVASPGQWRSANGEYVVDVWTQDDANSRSGAAVAAEIRDVAEGLGARVGGIPAQDEDFISSVYGSAGWILVAIVVVTFVLLAAALRSIVLPAKALLLNVISLGAAFGVTVWIWQGGHGTELLFDRQPSGAVTVWIPIAIFAFLFGLSMDYEVFLLSRIKEEHDAGHSTDEATVHGVARTGRLVTSAALILFLAFVSLSQIPTADVKILATGLALGIIIDATVVRGVLAPALVAALGPANWWWPFRHRKVTSDD; encoded by the coding sequence ATGACCACGCTCTCCCGTCTGGTGATCGCACGACGCTGGTGGGTGGTGGGGCTGTGGGTCGCGCTCACGGCCTTCGGCGCCTTCGCCGCGCCGAAGGCCACCGAGCGTCTGACCTTCGACTTCGGGCTTCCGGGGCAGCCCGCCTACGAGACCAACGTCGACATTCTCGAGGCGTTCGGGTCGGGCGGGAACGGGGCGCCGGTGCTGCTCGTGGTCGGCGACGGCACCCGCGAGCTCCCGGATCAGACCGCCGGGGCGGTCGCCGAGACCGTGGCCCGGGCGGCCCCGAAGGCGCGCATCGCCACCTGGGCCGACGACCCCGACCTGCTCTTCGCCGACGGGAAGACCGGCGTCGTGCTCGTGTACCCGGTTCCCGTCGCCTCCGACCAGCCCTACGCCCCCGCGTTGTCCGCCCTTCGGCCCGCCGCCGAGCAGCTGACCGCCGAGCTCGGCACCCCCGTCGTGGTCACCGGGCGCGACGCCCTGAACTTCGAGGAGGACGACACCAGCGGCAGCGCGCTGGCCGAGACGCTGGCCGGCGGCATCGGGGCCGCGGTCGTGCTCACCCTGGTGTTCGGGTCGTTCCTGGCGCTGATGCCCCTCGTCGTCGCGGCCGCGTCCATCCTCACCACGTTCGCCATCCTCTGGGGACTGACCGGGCTCACCGACGTCTCGTTCGTCGTCCAGTACCTGCTGGCTCTCATCGGCCTCGGCGTCGCGATCGACTACGCCCTGCTGCTCGTGACGCGCTGGCGCGAGGAGACCGGCAACGGCGCGAGCCCGGAAGAGGCTGTGCGTTCGGCGATGTCGACCGCCGGCCGTTCCGTGCTGTTCTCCGGCATCACCGTCGCCGTCAGCCTGGCCGCGCTGATCGCGGTGCCGGTTCCGTTCATCCGCAGCGTCGGGTACACCGGCCTGCTCATCCCGATCCTCAGCGTCGCCGCGTCGCTCACCCTGCTGCCGGCCCTGCTTCTGATCCTGGGGCAGCGACTTTCGTGGCCGCACCGGCGCACCACCGATCCGGAGAGCAGACTCTGGCGCGGCGTGGGACGTTTCGTGGTGCGGTACCGCTGGATCTCCGCCGTCGTCGCCGCCGTGGCCCTGATCGTGCTGGCTCTGCCCAGTTTCGGGCTGCGTCTGGGCCAGGCCACCAACGACTCGATCGCGGCCGGGTCGGGTGCGCCCGCCGCCGCGATCCGGGTGCTCGCCGGTGACGGCCCGGGGGCGGGACTCTCGGCACCGGTCGAGATCCTCACCGACTCCCCCGAAAGCCTGCTTCCGAGACTGCGGATGATGGACGGCGTGGGCGGCGTCGCCTCTCCCGGTCAGTGGCGCTCGGCGAACGGTGAGTACGTGGTGGACGTCTGGACGCAGGACGACGCCAACTCCCGTTCCGGGGCTGCGGTCGCCGCTGAGATCCGGGACGTGGCCGAGGGCCTGGGCGCCCGGGTGGGCGGGATACCGGCGCAGGACGAGGACTTCATCTCGTCGGTCTACGGCAGCGCCGGATGGATCCTGGTGGCGATCGTCGTGGTCACCTTCGTGTTGCTCGCCGCCGCCCTGCGCTCGATCGTGCTGCCCGCGAAGGCCCTGCTGCTGAACGTGATCTCACTGGGCGCGGCGTTCGGGGTCACGGTCTGGATCTGGCAGGGCGGGCACGGCACCGAGCTGCTCTTCGACCGTCAGCCGTCCGGCGCGGTCACGGTCTGGATCCCGATCGCCATCTTCGCCTTCCTCTTCGGCCTCTCGATGGACTACGAGGTCTTCCTGCTCTCGCGCATCAAGGAGGAGCACGACGCCGGCCACAGCACCGACGAGGCCACCGTGCACGGCGTCGCCCGCACCGGCCGCCTCGTCACCAGCGCGGCGCTGATCCTGTTCCTGGCCTTCGTCTCGCTCAGCCAGATCCCCACCGCCGACGTGAAGATCCTGGCCACCGGCCTGGCGCTGGGCATCATCATCGACGCGACCGTGGTGCGGGGCGTCCTGGCCCCGGCCCTGGTCGCGGCGCTGGGACCGGCGAACTGGTGGTGGCCGTTCCGCCACCGGAAGGTGACCTCAGACGACTGA
- a CDS encoding DinB family protein yields MKDLLVDSLRGQREHVLGILEGLPDEALLRPVLPSGWNCLALVSHLTHDVERFWFQGVVAGRVEAQETDGWNQELGDSARIIGYYRTSIAEADRIIEATALDRPPVWWPPYFPTGHRDLGQTLLHVITETACHAGHLDAARELLDGRRWLVL; encoded by the coding sequence ATGAAGGACCTCCTGGTCGATTCCCTGCGCGGTCAGCGTGAGCACGTGCTGGGCATTCTCGAGGGCCTGCCCGACGAAGCCCTGCTCAGACCGGTGCTTCCGTCCGGCTGGAACTGCCTGGCGCTGGTCAGTCACCTGACGCACGACGTGGAACGGTTCTGGTTCCAGGGCGTGGTGGCCGGGCGGGTCGAGGCCCAGGAGACCGACGGCTGGAACCAGGAGCTGGGTGACTCCGCGCGCATCATCGGCTACTACCGCACCAGCATCGCCGAGGCCGACCGCATCATCGAGGCCACTGCGCTCGATCGGCCCCCGGTCTGGTGGCCCCCCTACTTCCCGACGGGACACCGCGACCTCGGCCAGACGCTGCTGCACGTGATCACGGAGACGGCCTGCCACGCCGGTCATCTCGACGCCGCCCGCGAACTGCTCGACGGGCGCCGATGGCTGGTGCTCTGA